In Ahaetulla prasina isolate Xishuangbanna chromosome 5, ASM2864084v1, whole genome shotgun sequence, the following are encoded in one genomic region:
- the LOC131199360 gene encoding olfactory receptor 2AT4, protein METCNFTGGSVPSFWLVGFPSLQDHQFPLFFVFLAFYLLILSSNVTIIVAVATDPKLHKPMYFFLTNLSILDILLTTITIPRMLAMFLVNAKSVSSKGCFLQMYFFHGLAVTETFLLVVMSYDRYEAICHPLHYAVRMTKQKNLQLAAGAWFCALLVPIQPIVQLFQLTFRQTPRVNHCFCDHLAVVQAACPNAYTTFQSFLGFIIAMTVAFGPLLLVVISYACIMVSVLQIRSKEDRRRTFSTCFSHLLVVITYYSSIALAFLSYRVQMPSDIHILSDMIFAILTPLVNPLIYTLRNRDIKRAVRKLASSKVFSMQKERLRLDQLRSKEI, encoded by the coding sequence ATGGAGACTTGCAACTTCACGGGGGGTTCTGTCCCATCCTTCTGGCTGGTcggcttccccagcctccaggatcaCCAGTTCCCCCTCTTTTTCGTCTTCCTCGCCTTCTACCTGCTCATCCTTTCCAGTAACGTCACCATCATCGTGGCCGTGGCCACCGACCCCAAACTCCACAAGCCCATGTACTTTTTCCTGACCAACCTTTCCATCTTAGACATCCTCCTCACCACCATCACCATCCCCCGCATGCTGGCCATGTTCTTGGTCAATGCCAAGTCGGTCTCCTCCAAGGGATGCTTCTTGCAGATGTACTTCTTCCACGGGCTGGCGGTGACGGAGACCTTTCTCCTGGTGGTGATGTCCTACGACCGCTACGAGGCCATCTGCCACCCCTTGCACTACGCGGTCCGGATGACCAAGCAGAAGAACCTGCAGCTGGCTGCCGGAGCTTGGTTCTGCGCGCTGTTGGTCCCCATCCAACCGATTGTCCAGTTGTTTCAGCTGACCTTTCGCCAGACGCCCAGGGTCAACCACTGCTTCTGCGACCACTTGGCGGTGGTCCAGGCTGCTTGCCCAAACGCCTACACCACGTTCCAAAGTTTTCTGGGCTTTATCATTGCTATGACTGTCGCCTTTGGTCCTCTGCTGCTTGTGGTCATCTCCTACGCCTGCATCATGGTCTCCGTCTTGCAGATCAGGTCCAAGGAAGACCGCAGGAGGACCTTCTCCACTTGCTTCTCTCACCTGTTGGTGGTCATCACGTACTACTCCTCCATTGCTCTGGCCTTTCTCTCCTACCGCGTCCAGATGCCCAGCGACATCCACATTCTGAGCGACATGATTTTTGCCATTTTAACGCCTTTGGTCAACCCTCTTATTTACACTCTGAGAAACAGGGACATCAAGAGGGCGGTGAGAAAGCTGGCGTCCTCAAAAGTCTTCTCCATGCAGAAAGAAAGGCTCCGTTTAGACCAACTGAGGTCGAAGGAGATTTAA